The DNA window CAAAtcctaattttaaatttaactctAATTCTATAACCTTAAGTCACTTTCAATCTCAAAAATCCCAAATATGTTCAAATGAAGAATGTACTTACGGAAACATAGAGCTGAAAAGCTCTGCTAGAGGCTTCAATGGCGACACTGATGGGCTGATGTGCAACCGCTTTCTGCAAAGCAATTTCATCATTGGAAGGCACGTCTTCGTAACCGTCTATGCTCACCACCTTCGCATTCTCCTACATTCAAAGAAAACGTTTAGCGACCAATGCGTTTAATTCATAATTCCATTATTATAACAATCGGGAGGTTTAATTGGGTACACCGTTAAAGCAGTTGGTGAACACAAAATAGTTCACGATCAAACAAAAAGAACAAATGAAGACAACAAGACTAACCTTAGCGACATCGCAGGTGCCGTCGGAGGCAAGATAAGGATAATCTGACTCAGTATCTATCCCACCGTTACGATGAATGAAATCAAAAGCGTAATCCATAAGTCCGCCGTCGCAACCGGCGTTAAGAGTTCGATCACAGTCAACAAGTTCTTGCTCCGACAGAACAATCAATTCTCCGGTCGCTATCTTGTTGATTCCTTCCACCGCCACAATTGTCGAAAAAGCCCAACAGCTTCctgatatttgaaaataattttatttatttgggcTTAGGCCCACTGTacataaaaaagtaaaaaagaatATGCTTTGTTGTCAAATTTCTATTGGCTCTGCCTTCTTCACACACCGCcattaattaaagtttttttttataaaacgtAACAGCCATTCCTTAGTTCGAAAGTTAGATACCGAAATTACAAAAGTACCCTTggttttgaaaaaagaaatggCCGGAAACCTTACCGCAGTCTCCCTGGTTCTTAACCGGAGCAACGGCACCTTCTTTCCTCCAGTCAACCGATTCCGGTAGCTTTTCTCCGGCGGAAACAGCATACCGTTGGCTGGCGACCTTTGATTTAACAAATCGGCGACGGGCGTCAGGTTTCATGCCGAGGTACAAGGATCGGTATTCTTCGTTGGTTAGATCGGCAAATCGGTTTAAACCCACCTTGTAAGTGAGGTTATTGGAGTTATGAGCATCGATGAAGatcaaattatctttaaaaatgTTGAATCGCTTATCGGATTCACCAATCTTGTTGTAGATTTTGCCGTGTTTGGCCATCCAGGTTTGATATAGATCCATCATTTCCTCGTTGCTTCTTTCAAAAGTGGATTTTGAGGGATGCTTGTTGTTATACGCGATGATTGACATGTCCGCCGTGACTAGGGTGAGGACGGCGGAGAAGAGGAGGAGAACGGCGGCGGCGGTCAGAGTCGTCATGTTTAAAATGGGTTCGTAGAGAGAGAAGCTGAATGATGTGTAGAATGTAAATGTGGAGGAGAGGAAAGGGGCTAATTTATAGGCAGATAAAATAAGtggattttataaaatattaaaatgttaataaataatttattaaaagccCAATTCATATTGGGATTGAACTTGGGTTTAAGgggttatataattttaaattgggTTGCATAGGACtcgaaataataaatttttatttatttgtgatttttttttttaataaacttctTATTttcacttattattttatttaagatgtttttaaatgaaataatatttaaaaacgttttaaatattatatttgagatttatattttttaatatgtcgGAGTTAGTCTGagtaactaaaaatataatataaagaaagatataagaaattttaaataaagatagattttgtatttttttattaaaaatctccataattaataactttacgtaaaatttataattttaatatatatggatttTAAATTAGGATTTTCAAGATTTATGCATTCAAAAGTAACAAATATGGTTTGAATGGTTTAAATATAggattattattttgttattacaaatttataaaattaattaaaaaataataaaaagtactatgttaaagtaatttttgtgtgagaaaatatttaaatagttagaATTGTGTTAATTAAATCCATATAATATATTCAAAGTT is part of the Impatiens glandulifera chromosome 1, dImpGla2.1, whole genome shotgun sequence genome and encodes:
- the LOC124919326 gene encoding cysteine proteinase COT44-like, whose translation is MTTLTAAAVLLLFSAVLTLVTADMSIIAYNNKHPSKSTFERSNEEMMDLYQTWMAKHGKIYNKIGESDKRFNIFKDNLIFIDAHNSNNLTYKVGLNRFADLTNEEYRSLYLGMKPDARRRFVKSKVASQRYAVSAGEKLPESVDWRKEGAVAPVKNQGDCGSCWAFSTIVAVEGINKIATGELIVLSEQELVDCDRTLNAGCDGGLMDYAFDFIHRNGGIDTESDYPYLASDGTCDVAKENAKVVSIDGYEDVPSNDEIALQKAVAHQPISVAIEASSRAFQLYVSGTFTGNCGTSLDHGVAAVGYGTENGVDYWIVRNSWGEDWGEKGYIRMERNTAGHGMRSGKCGIAMQASYPIKKKTGYAHTHIGTIV